One Ricinus communis isolate WT05 ecotype wild-type chromosome 1, ASM1957865v1, whole genome shotgun sequence DNA window includes the following coding sequences:
- the LOC8275414 gene encoding protein NETWORKED 1D encodes MASRTDSKRKYSWWWDSHISPKNSKWLQENLTDMDVKVKHMIKLIEEDADSFARRAEMYYKKRPELMKLVEEFYRAYRALAERYDHATGVIRQAHRTMAEAFPNQVPFMLGDDSPSGFSDGEPRTPEMPPIRALFDPDELQKDALGVSPSHLHSIKRNGAFTEESDSVPGRKGSKQSNDLFGSAEGVNNAKVTEGKARKGLNFHDTEEQNVQNNDIKARVPSDSERVGKAEMEILTLKNALAKLEAEKEAGLLQYQQSLERLSNLESEVSRAKEDSVGLNERAGKAETEVQFLKEALIRLEAERESSFLQYQQCLDKIANMENCISHAQKDAGELNERASKAETEVQTLKQELARLEAEKESALHQYNQCLEKISDLQEKLLHAEEDARRFSERADKAEREVETLKQEVAKLTKENEAAAVLFQQCLDTISGLERKLASAQEEAQRLNSEIDDGIVKLKGVEERCLLLEKSNQSMHSELETVAQRMAAQSEELTDKQKELGRLWTCVQEERLRFLEAETAFQTLQHLHSESQEELRSMVAEIQNKAQILQDLEAHNRTLENVVEEVKMENKGLNEVNMSSALTIENLQAEISSLREIIGKLEADVELRLDQRNALQQEIYCLKEELSDHNKKYQAIMEQLESVGFSPECLGSSVKDLQDENIKLKECYEQERSEKVALLDKLEIMEKLIEKTALLENSLSDLNVELEGVRERVRALEESCQSLLGEKSALVSEKAALVSQLQIATDNLEKLTEKNNFLENSLFDAHAEVEGLRVKSKSLEDLCTLLANEKSDLVTVKGNLISQLDVTQKRLEDLENNYTDLEGKYFSLEKERESKLHEVEKLRVYLDAQKQEHASLAQLSESQLAGMATQIRLLQEEGQCMRKEYEEELEEAFTAQTQTFILQKCVQDLGENNFTLLLECQKLLEASKLSEKLISLLEHENLEQQVEVKSLYDQINMLRRGLYRVLKTLELDSNQCCEDKAEQDQMLLNYAVNKLQETQKFFLETQYENQQLIIENSVIFTLLGQLQQEVENLVTAKNTLDEELAHRSEQFLVLHRESQKLSETNKELRLKIVERDNKEEVLKVELNNLHGQLLDLQGAYKNLKEENCKVLDEQRSLMKSVSDLAEEKTDLEDENCTIFAETVSLSVLSVIFRDVISEKFSEVVQLSENLDKLHHANNDLNEKVKRMEGKLVELSVLQHEKRELHKMVEDLKSKCDEFELIRSDQEKQIMKLSGDYDHRSMEVECIREANRELETNLGKLNEELRETKSREESLNSELQKKIFEAQTSESQAIVLFGELQISLVQQALFEGKVHDLKSKCDEIELIRADQEKQMIKLSGDYDRRSMEVECIHEANKELETELRKLKQELQETKSREESLNSELQKARYEGQRWESQAAVLFGELQVSLVQQALFEGKAHDLKSKYDEVEMIRADQEKQMIKLSGDYDQRSMEVECIREANRELETDLGKLNGELQEIKSREESLNTELQEARYGAQNWESQAAVLFGELQISQVQQALFEGKARELIEACESLEARTVEINQLKERVSTMECENEELKTRMTSYVPAFISLRESITSLENHTLSHAILPEGDNKEAKDATSAVQAESSRQISYIMGPDGLQDLQSSHMRIKAIEEAVMERERLVILEQSSANSKLEAAIGEIKQLSSLHQEPIEAGKHGNQNPEGKGLRLETFGGGNEVMTKDIMLDQISECSSYGISRRETVEADDQMLEIWETANQNSSIDLTVGMSPKAKAAFAEKKRNRRYSSTESIVEKDVSVDKLEISRKLSGSRQEVNERKVLERLDSDAQKLTNLQITVQDLKRKVEITEKNRKGKGIEYDSVKEQLEESEEAITKLFDVNRKLIKSIEDESLSSDEKSALASDENGSVRRRRISEQARRGSEKTGRLQLEVQKLQFLLLKLDDENKSRGKTKIVERKTRVLLRDYLYGGTRTSQMKKKGHFCACVQPPTKGD; translated from the exons ATGGCATCGCGAACTGATTCAAAACGAAAGTATTCCTGGTGGTGGGACAGCCACATAAGCCCCAAGAACTCAAAATGGCTTCAGGAGAATCTTACAG ATATGGATGTCAAAGTCAAACATATGATCAAACTCATAGAAGAAGATGCAGATTCCTTTGCAAGGAGGGCAGAAATGTACTATAAGAAACGCCCGGAGCTTATGAAATTGGTTGAAGAGTTTTACAGAGCATACCGTGCCTTGGCTGAAAGATATGATCATGCAACTGGAGTGATCCGCCAAGCACATCGAACAATGGCAGAAGCATTTCCCAACCAAGTACCTTTCATGCTAGGAGATGATTCGCCTTCAGGTTTTAGTGATGGTGAGCCTCGTACGCCTGAAATGCCACCGATACGTGCACTTTTTGATCCTGATGAGTTGCAAAAGGATGCTTTGGGAGTCTCACCATCACATTTGCATTCTATAAAGAGGAATGGAGCTTTTACAGAGGAATCGGATTCTGTTCCTGGCAGAAAGGGTTCAAAACAGTCCAATGATTTGTTTGGTTCTGCAGAGGGGGTGAACAATGCAAAGGTGACTGAgggaaaagcaagaaaaggcCTCAATTTTCATGATACGGAAGAACAAAATGTACAAAACAACGATATCAAGGCTCGAGTTCCATCTGATTCTGAGCGAGTGGGTAAAGCTGAGATGGAAATTTTGACCTTAAAAAACGCTCTTGCTAAATTAGAAGCCGAAAAGGAAGCTGGGCTGCTTCAGTACCAACAGAGTTTGGAGCGATTGTCCAATCTGGAGTCAGAAGTCTCTCGTGCTAAGGAAGATTCTGTGGGACTTAATGAACGAGCCGGCAAAGCTGAAACTGAAGTTCAATTTTTAAAGGAAGCCCTTATTAGGCTTGAAGCTGAAAGAGAGTCCAGTTTTCTTCAATATCAGCAGTGTTTGGACAAAATAGCTAATATGGAGAACTGCATCTCCCATGCCCAGAAAGATGCAGGAGAACTGAATGAGCGAGCTAGTAAAGCTGAAACTGAGGTTCAAACACTCAAGCAAGAACTGGCTAGATTAGAAGCTGAAAAAGAAAGTGCTCTTCACCAGTACAACCAGTGTCTGGAAAAGATCTCTGATCTGCAGGAAAAATTATTGCATGCTGAGGAAGATGCCAGGAGGTTTAGTGAGCGTGCTGATAAAGCTGAAAGAGAAGTTGAAACCTTGAAGCAAGAGGTAGCCAAGTTAACTAAAGAGAATGAAGCTGCTGCTGTTCTCTTTCAACAATGCTTGGATACAATTTCTGGTCTGGAGAGAAAACTAGCATCTGCCCAAGAGGAGGCGCAAAGACTTAACTCTGAGATAGATGATGGGATTGTGAAGTTGAAGGGTGTGGAAGAAAGGTGTCTTTTGTTGGAGAAATCAAATCAGAGCATGCACTCTGAGCTGGAGACTGTGGCACAGAGAATGGCTGCCCAAAGTGAAGAACTTACAGACAAGCAGAAGGAATTGGGACGACTTTGGACTTGTGTACAAGAAGAGCGCTTGCGATTCTTGGAGGCTGAAACCGCTTTTCAAACTTTGCAGCATTTGCACTCTGAGTCTCAGGAAGAACTGAGATCTATGGTGGCAGAGATTCAGAATAAGGCTCAAATCTTACAGGACCTGGAAGCTCATAATCGGACTTTAGAAAATGTAGTTGAGGAGGTAAAGATGGAGAACAAAGGCCTGAATGAAGTAAACATGTCTTCAGCTTTGACAATAGAGAATCTACAAGCTGAGATTTCAAGCTTAAGGGAGATAATAGGCAAACTTGAAGCAGATGTCGAACTTCGGTTGGACCAAAGAAATGCTCTTCAGCAGGAAATATACTGTCTAAAGGAGGAACTTAGTGACCATAACAAAAAATACCAAGCTATCATGGAGCAGTTGGAGTCAGTTGGCTTCAGTCCAGAGTGCCTTGGGTCATCTGTGAAGGATTTGCAAGATGAGAACATAAAGCTAAAAGAGTGTTATGAGCAAGAGAGAAGCGAAAAAGTTGCTCTTTTGGATAAGTTGGAGATCATGGAGAAGCTTATAGAGAAAACTGCTCTTTTAGAGAATTCTTTATCGGATTTGAATGTTGAGCTAGAAGGGGTGAGAGAGAGAGTAAGGGCATTAGAGGAATCCTGTCAATCTCTCCTGGGAGAAAAATCCGCTCTTGTTTCTGAGAAGGCTGCATTAGTCTCTCAGTTGCAGATTGCAACTGATAATTTAGAGAAACTCACAGAGAAGAATAATTTTCTGGAGAATTCCCTTTTTGATGCACATGCTGAAGTTGAAGGGTTGCGGGTAAAATCAAAGAGCTTAGAAGATTTATGTACATTGCTTGCTAATGAGAAGTCTGACCTGGTCACCGTGAAAGGAAATTTAATTTCTCAGTTGGATGTCACTCAGAAAAGACTGGAAGATTTGGAGAATAATTATACAGATTTGGAAGGGAAATATTTCAGTCtggagaaagagagagagtcCAAACTTCATGAAGTAGAAAAGTTACGGGTTTACTTAGATGCTCAAAAGCAAGAACATGCCAGTCTTGCCCAGTTGAGTGAGTCTCAATTGGCTGGTATGGCCACACAGATTCGGTTGCTACAAGAAGAAGGCCAGTGCATGAGGAAAGAATATGAAGAAGAACTTGAGGAAGCCTTTACTGCTCAGACACAGACTTTCATCTTGCAGAAATGTGTGCAAGATCTTGGAGAAAACAATTTTACCCTCTTACTCGAGTGTCAGAAGCTACTGGAAGCATCTAAGTTGTCTGAGAAACTGATTTCTTTACTAGAGCATGAAAATCTTGAACAACAGGTTGAGGTAAAATCTTTGTATGATCAAATTAACATGCTAAGACGGGGCTTATATAGAGTACTGAAAACTCTTGAACTTGATTCAAACCAATGTTGTGAAGATAAGGCTGAGCAAGATCAAATGCTTCTAAATTATGCAGTCAACAAGCTTCAAGAAACACAGAAGTTCTTCTTAGAGACTCAATATGAAAATCAGCAGTTGATCATTGAGAATTCTGTTATTTTTACCCTGCTTGGGCAACTGCAGCAAGAGGTGGAAAATCTTGTGACAGCTAAAAACACTCTTGATGAGGAGTTGGCACATAGGTCGGAACAGTTCTTGGTTTTGCATAGGGAGAGCCAAAAACTTTCAGAGACTAACAAAGAGTTGAGATTGAAGATTGTGGAAAGAGACAACAAAGAGGAAGTATTGAAGGTTGAGCTGAATAATCTCCATGGACAACTCTTAGACTTGCAAGGGGCTTACAAGAATTTGAAGGAAGAGAACTGCAAGGTACTTGATGAACAAAGATCCTTAATGAAGTCAGTCTCAGACTTGGCAGAGGAGAAAACTGATTTAGAAGATGAGAATTGTACCATTTTTGCTGAAACAGTATCTTTAAGTGTCCTGTCTGTAATTTTCAGAGACGTCATCTCTGAAAAATTCTCAGAAGTAGTACAGCTCAGTGAAAATCTGGATAAACTGCATCATGCCAATAATGATCTCAATGAGAAGGTGAAGCGAATGGAGGGGAAGTTAGTGGAACTTAGTGTATTGCAGCATGAGAAAAGAGAGCTTCATAAAATGGTGGAAGACCTGAAGAGCAAGTGTGATGAGTTTGAATTGATACGATCAGATCAAGAAAAGCAGATAATGAAACTATCTGGGGATTATGATCACCGAAGTATGGAGGTAGAATGCATTCGTGAAGCAAATAGAGAATTGGAGACTAACCTAGGGAAGTTGAATGAAGAACTTCGAGAAACTAAAAGCAGGGAGGAAAGTTTGAATTCTGAACTgcagaaaaaaatatttgaggctCAAACATCCGAGTCTCAGGCTATTGTACTTTTTGGTGAATTGCAAATATCTCTGGTGCAACAAGCCCTGTTTGAAGGAAAGGTTCATGACCTGAAGAGTAAGTGTGATGAGATTGAGTTGATACGAGCAGATCAAGAAAAGCAGATGATCAAACTATCTGGGGATTATGATCGACGAAGTATGGAGGTAGAATGCATTCATGAAGCGAATAAGGAATTGGAGACTGAACTGAGGAAATTGAAACAAGAACTTCAAGAAACTAAAAGCAGGGAGGAAAGTCTGAATTCGGAGCTGCAGAAAGCAAGATATGAGGGTCAAAGATGGGAGTCTCAGGCTGCTGTACTTTTTGGTGAACTGCAGGTATCTCTGGTGCAACAGGCACTGTTTGAAGGAAAGGCTCATGACCTGAAGAGCAAGTATGATGAGGTTGAGATGATACGAGCAGATCAAGAAAAGCAGATGATCAAACTATCTGGGGATTATGATCAACGAAGTATGGAGGTAGAATGCATTCGTGAAGCAAATAGGGAATTGGAGACTGACCTGGGGAAATTGAATGGAGAActtcaagaaattaaaagcaGGGAGGAAAGTCTGAATACTGAACTGCAGGAAGCAAGATATGGGGCTCAAAATTGGGAGTCTCAGGCTGCTGTACTTTTTGGTGAACTACAGATATCTCAGGTGCAACAGGCACTGTTTGAAGGAAAGGCTCGTGAGCTCATTGAAGCATGTGAGAGCCTTGAAGCAAGAACTGTGGAGATCAACCAGCTGAAAGAAAGAGTTAGCACCATGGAATGTGAAAATGAAGAACTAAAGACTCGGATGACTTCGTATGTTCCagctttcatttctttaaggGAGAGTATAACATCGTTGGAGAATCATACTCTCTCACATGCAATACTTCCTGAAGGTGACAACAAGGAAGCGAAG GATGCTACATCAGCAGTGCAAGCTGAAAGCTCTCGACAAATTAGTTATATCATGGGACCAGATGGACTTCAGGACCTGCAAAGTTCACACATGAGAATTAAAGCTATTGAAGAGGCAGTGATGGAAAGGGAGAGACTTGTTATTCTGGAACAATCAAGTGCTAATTCCAAGCTTGAGGCGGCAATTGGAGAGATTAAACAGTTAAGTAGCTTACATCAAGAGCCCATTGAAGCAGGCAAGCATGGAAATCAAAATCCAGAGGGGAAGGGACTGAGACTTGAAACCTTTGGAGGAGGAAATGAAGTGATGACAAAAGACATAATGCTTGATCAGATTTCTGAATGTTCATCATATGGGATCAGCAGAAGGGAGACAGTTGAGGCTGATGATCAGATGCTTGAGATATGGGAAACTGCTAACCAGAATTCCAGCATCGACCTGACTGTTGGGATGTCTCCAAAGGCAAAAGCTGCATTTGCGGAGAAGAAGCGGAACAGGCGCTACTcttctacagaatcaatagtTGAGAAAGATGTTAGTGTGGACAAATTAGAGATCTCTAGGAAATTGTCAGGGTCTCGTCAAGAAGTGAATGAGAGGAAGGTTCTAGAAAGACTTGATTCTGATGCACAAAAATTAACTAATCTTCAAATAACTGTGCAAGACTTGAAGAGGAAAGTGGAGATTACAGAGAAGAACAGGAAGGGAAAAGGTATCGAATATGACAGTGTGAAGGAACAGTTAGAAGAATCTGAGGAGGCCATCACGAAGTTGTTTGATGTGAATCGCAAATTGATTAAGAGCATTGAAGATGAATCGCTGTCCTCTGATGAGAAATCTGCATTAGCATCAGATGAGAATGGAAGCGTCAGGAGGAGAAGAATTTCAGAACAGGCAAGAAGAGGCTCTGAAAAAACTGGGAGGTTACAGTTAGAGGTGCAGAAATTGCAGTTTCTTTTGCTGAAACTCGATGATGAAAACAAAAGCCGAGGAAAAACCAAGATTGTAGAACGAAAAACAAGAGTTCTACTGCGGGACTATCTGTATGGAGGGACAAGAACTAGCcagatgaaaaagaaagggcACTTCTGTGCATGTGTGCAACCTCCAACCAAAGGTGATTGA
- the LOC8275412 gene encoding protein ANTAGONIST OF LIKE HETEROCHROMATIN PROTEIN 1 — MEFIATSLSLAKTFSFSLRKTGFAYFFWLSPLRWCTRFPPLTNQWEKGFFICKMAPPKKSKKSKKASKKLKKKKKFKNKSKNVSVVPIDPNAIDSDWWDNFWRKNSSSSDASIPCDEEEAFKYFFRVSKKTFEYICSLVREDLISRPPSGLINIEGRLLSVEKQVAIALRRLASGESQVSVGAAFGVGQSTVSQVTWRFIEALEERARHHLKWPDSNRMEDIKSRFEALFGLPNCCGAIDATHIIMTLPAVETSDHWCDQENNYSMFLQGVVDHEMRFLDIVTGWPGGMTVSRLLKCSGFFKRCESGECLNGKLRKLSEGMEIREYIVGGVCYPLLPWLITPDGSDEHSDPLSNFNTMHAVARMLAVKSFLQLKGSWRILNKVMWRPDKRKLPSIILVCCLLHNIIIDNGDQLHPDVALSGHHDSGYGEQFCKQIDPLGRTLRENLAKYLQHMKERSLSK, encoded by the exons ATGGAGTTCATTGCAACTTCTCTTTCTCTTGCAAaaacattttcattttctctgaGAAAGACCGGCTTTGCTTATTTCTTTTGGCTTTCTCCTCTTCGTTGGTGTACAAGATTTCCCCCATTGACAAATCAGTGGGAAAAAGGTTTTTTCATTTGCAAAATGGCTCCTCctaaaaaatcaaagaaaagcaagaaagcatcaaagaaattgaagaagaagaagaaatttaaaaacaaaagcaaaaacGTAAGCGTAGTCCCAATCGACCCCAATGCTATTGACTCCGATTGGTGGGACAATTTCTGGCGCAAGAATTCTTCATCTTCAG ATGCTTCAATACCATGTGATGAGGAAGAAGCATTCAAGTATTTCTTCAGAGTCTCAAAAAAGACTTTTGAATACATCTGTTCCCTAGTGAGGGAAGATCTTATTTCAAGACCACCATCAGGTCTCATCAACATTGAGGGAAGGCTTCTTAGTGTTGAGAAACAGGTGGCAATTGCTTTGAGAAGGTTGGCATCCGGTGAGTCTCAAGTCTCAGTTGGGGCTGCCTTTGGAGTTGGCCAATCAACCGTGTCTCAAGTTACCTGGAGATTCATTGAAGCATTGGAAGAACGAGCCAGGCACCATCTTAAGTGGCCTGATTCCAATAGAATGGAGGATATTAAATCCAGATTTGAAGCATTGTTTGGGTTGCCAAATTGCTGTGGAGCTATTGATGCAACACACATCATTATGACCCTTCCGGCAGTCGAAACCTCAGATCATTGGTGCGACCAAGAGAATAATTATAGCATGTTCTTGCAGGGGGTTGTCGACCATGAGATGAGATTTCTTGATATTGTGACAGGTTGGCCAGGGGGAATGACAGTGTCGAGACTATTGAAGTGTTCAGGGTTTTTTAAACGATGCGAGAGTGGAGAATGTTTGAATgggaaattaagaaaattgtCTGAAGGAATGGAGATAAGAGAATATATTGTTGGTGGGGTTTGCTATCCTCTTCTTCCATGGCTGATAACTCCTGATGGAAGTGATGAACACTCGGATCCACTGTCTAACTTCAATACAATGCATGCGGTGGCAAGGATGCTTGCGGTGAAGTCATTCTTACAGCTAAAAGGCAGTTGGAGAATCCTTAACAAGGTCATGTGGAGACCAGATAAGAGGAAGCTACCGAGTATTATCCTGGTATGCTGTTTACTTCACAATATTATAATTGACAATGGAGATCAATTGCATCCTGATGTTGCTTTGTCTGGTCATCATGACTCTGGTTATGGAGAACAGTTCTGTAAGCAAATTGATCCATTGGGAAGAACCTTGAGAGAGAATCTAGCAAAATATTTGCAGCATATGAAAGAGAGATCTCTATCAAAGTAG